In one Corythoichthys intestinalis isolate RoL2023-P3 chromosome 16, ASM3026506v1, whole genome shotgun sequence genomic region, the following are encoded:
- the LOC130904592 gene encoding myeloid-associated differentiation marker-like protein 2 — translation MDAHGGHYLNKEAVLSPLGAARMCQLLFGSALIALVSHNAGYAADYGYFCMFVWCFCFAVTLVVFSLDITRLHICMPISWDNLTVAFAMLATLMYITASVVYPVYFLELDCPDEGCEEQAYRIAVTVISSVCIFPYAAEVFITRAKPGAVVGYMATLSGLLKVVQGFVTCIIFGALENYSEYNNFIATEYCVVVYSLCFSITVLIILLTISGRTASLRFPFDRFVVIYTFMAVILYLSTALVWPIFSFDKKYSSSTRPDPCPRGECPWDSKMVVAVFTNVNLILYFVDLVYSQRIRFVTNAAV, via the coding sequence ATGGATGCTCACGGTGGGCACTACCTCAACAAAGAAGCCGTACTGTCACCTTTAGGCGCAGCCCGAATGTGCCAGCTGCTCTTCGGGTCCGCCCTCATCGCCCTAGTGTCCCACAATGCGGGCTACGCCGCCGACTACGGGTACTTTTGCATGTTTGTGTGGTGTTTCTGCTTCGCCGTCACACTCGTGGTGTTCAGCCTTGACATTACCAGGCTACACATCTGCATGCCCATCTCATGGGACAACTTGACAGTGGCTTTCGCCATGCTGGCGACGCTCATGTACATCACCGCCTCCGTGGTGTACCCCGTCTACTTCCTGGAACTAGACTGCCCCGACGAGGGCTGCGAGGAGCAGGCCTACCGCATCGCCGTGACCGTCATCTCCAGCGTTTGCATCTTCCCCTACGCTGCCGAAGTCTTCATCACTCGCGCCAAACCCGGCGCAGTGGTGGGTTACATGGCCACCCTGTCCGGGTTACTCAAGGTGGTCCAGGGTTTCGTGACCTGCATTATTTTCGGAGCGCTGGAGAATTACAGCGAGTATAACAACTTCATAGCCACCGAGTACTGCGTGGTGGTGTACAGCCTGTGCTTCTCCATCACCGTGCTGATCATCTTACTGACTATATCCGGGAGGACGGCGTCCTTGCGGTTCCCCTTCGATCGATTCGTGGTCATCTACACCTTCATGGCTGTCATCCTCTACCTTAGCACGGCGCTGGTGTGGCCCATCTTCAGTTTTGACAAGAAGTATAGCTCGAGCACTCGCCCGGATCCTTGCCCACGGGGAGAATGCCCTTGGGACAGCAAGATGGTGGTGGCCGTCTTTACCAACGTCAATCTGATTCTTTATTTTGTGGACCTGGTCTACTCGCAGAGGATTCGCTTTGTCACCAATGCCGCTGTCTGA